A window of Diospyros lotus cultivar Yz01 chromosome 14, ASM1463336v1, whole genome shotgun sequence contains these coding sequences:
- the LOC127789964 gene encoding uncharacterized protein LOC127789964 translates to MSSTTSKTDPAWNYFEADPNDRNTTTCKFCRKVTKGGIFRAKQHLVGGFRNTKACPKCPPSVKEEIGEYMQKKKNNRDERNIASLDDDIQFGEGYDDDDDEPLPQSRKRPNVSTGSGSGTGSIGSVKGPTQKGPLDVFLKDPEVNVLKSKGKGKQTRLGEHDFAKKELRARVCRSFARWMYDAGIPFNAVTYDSFKVFIEAVGQYGPGVKPPSYHEVRVPLLKQEVEATREMMKDHEEAWAKYGCSILSDGWKDKRERTLINFLVNSPKGSMFLESVDGSSYSKTGEKMFQLLSKCVEKIGVRNVVQVVTDSASNNVLAGRFLEAKYPTLFWTPCAAHCLDLMLEDIFKLPNMKKTFERAVMVNSYIYTRSGLVNMLRRFTDKKELLRPAKTRFATAFITLGRMHSLKSNLRRMFTSEEWMTSKWVKEAGAKKVVEVILMPSFWNNVVFALKVAGPLVRVLRLVDGEKKPAMGYIYEAMDRAKEAIANSFNGDEKKYAPIFQIIDNRWDVQLHRPLHAAGWYLNPEYFYKAEHIDTEIMNGLYECIRKLNPDIKVQDQIDAELSMYNNADGFFGNYMAIRKRAEKSPAEWWASYGMSTPTLQKFAIKILSLTCSSSGCERNWSVFENLHTKRRNRLDQLRLNDLVFVKYNRALRRRYQMRDTIDPIILTDIDESNEWLTGKLDEENDKDDETVFPDDIGDGLTWSNVAAAAGVGEPSYQFRTKQTRSQLGSTSASTSKRRVTQEIEEEESEAGTEDDEDLEEGEELRDEEEDEGVIEGDDEDIDLDVDDLLDDD, encoded by the exons atgtcgtcaaccacttccaaaacggacccggcatggaattattttgaagctgatcctaatgatagaaataccaccacatgtaaattttgtcgtaaagtaacaaaaggtggtatatttcgggcgaaacaacatcttgtgggcggttttaggaatactaaagcttgtccaaaatgtcctccatcagtaaaagaagagattggagagtacatgcaaaagaagaaaaataacagggatgagCGAAATATAGCATCgttagatgatgatattcaatttggtgaagggtatgatgatgatgatgatgagccgctgcctcaaagtagaaaaagacccaATGTATCTACCGGAAGTGGAAGCGGTACTGGTAGTATTGGTAGTGTTAAAGGGCCAACACAAAAAGGTccacttgatgtttttcttaaagacccagaagttaatgtgttgaaaagcaagggcaaaggaaagcaaacaaggttgggtgagcatgattttgcaaaaaaagagttaagagctcgagtttgtagaagctttgcacgatggatgtatgatgcaggcattccattcaatgcagtgacatatgacagttttaaagtatttatagaaGCAGTTGGTCAGTATGGTCCGGGTGTGAAGCCGCCTAGTTACCATGAAGTCAGGGTTCCTCTTCTCAAACAAGAGGTGGAAGCCACTCGTGAAATgatgaaagatcatgaagaggcgtgggccaaatatggatgttccattttgtcagatggctggaaagacaagagggaaaggacattgattaactttttagtcaattctcctaaaggaagtatgttcttggagtctgttgatggttctagctattcaaagactggggaaaagatgtttcaattattaagtaaatgtgtggaaaagattggagtaagaaatgtggtgcaagtggtcaccgatagtgcttcaaacaatgttttagcag gaagatttttggaggcaaaatatcctacgttgttttggacaccatgtgcagcgcactgtttggatttaatgttggaagatattttcaagttgcctaatatgaagaagacatttgagagaGCTGTTATGGTGAATAGCTATATCTATACTCGTTCGGGTCTAGTAAACATGCTTAGAAGGTTTACTGacaagaaagagttgttgaggcctgcaaaaacacggtttgcaactgcctttatcactttgggcaggatgcatagtctgaaaagcaaccttagaaggatgtttacctccgaggagtggatgacaagcaagtgggtaaaagaagcgggggctaaaaaggttgtagaagtgattttgatgccttcattttggaacaatgttgtatttgctttaaaggtggctggtccattggtgcgtgtattgcgcttagtggatggtgagaagaagcctgctatgggatacatatatgaggccatggatagggccaaagaagcgattgctaactcttttaatggggatgaaaagaagtatgcacCCATTTTTCAGATTATTGATAATCGATGGGATGTTCAGCTTCATCGCCCCTTGCACGCAGCTGGTTGGTACTTGAACCCAGAATATTTCTACAAGGCTGAACATATAGATACAGAGATCATGAATGgcttatatgaatgcattagaaagttaaatccaGATATAAAGGTTCAAGACCAAATTGATGCTGAGCTTTCGATGTATAACAATGCAGATGGGTTCTTTGGAAACTATATGGCTATTAGAAAGAGAGCTGAGAAATCAccag ctgaatggtgggcttcatatggaatgtcaacacccacgttgcaaaaatttgcaattaaaattcttagcttgacttgtagttcatctgggtgtgaacgtaattggagtgtgtttgaaaat cttcatactaaacggagaaacaggcttgatcaacttcgtttaaacgacttggtgtttgtgaaatacaatagagcattgaggcgtcgatatcaaatgcgtgataccattgaccctatcatattgaccgacattgatgaaagcaatgaatggttgactggaaaacttgatgaggagaatgataaagatgatgaaactgtttttcCAGATGACATTGGGGATGGGTTGACATGGAGTAATGTTGCTGCGGCTGCAGGAGTTGGAGAGCCTAGTTATCAATTTAGAactaaacaaactcgatcacaattgggatcaacttcggcttcgacttcaaagcggcgagtaactcaagagattgaagaggaggaaagtgaggcagggaccgaagatgatgaagacttggaagagggagaagaattgagagatgaagaagaagatgaaggggtgattgaaggggatgatgaagatattgaccttgatgttgatgatctccttgatgatgattga